From the genome of Schaalia dentiphila ATCC 17982, one region includes:
- a CDS encoding leucine--tRNA ligase has protein sequence MSENPQSAPAQRYTAELAGQIETKWQDRWEELGTFYADNPTGDLAGPLASHNPFFILDMFPYPSGKGLHVGHPLGYIATDTLARYRRMKGDNVLYTMGYDAFGLPAEQYAVQTGQHPAITTNQNIANMRRQLRRMGLSHDSRRSFATTDIEYVHWTQWIFLQVFNSWFDPEATAPDGSQGAARPISELIAKLESGEIRPEDGSDYNSLDRVAQAKVVDSYRLAYVSEAPVNWCPGLGTVLANEEVTADGRSERGNYPVFKRNLRQWMMRITAYGKRLSDDLDTIDWPEKVRTMQRNWIGRSEGATVRFDVPGAREAGASLDSLDVYTTRPDTLFGATFMVVAPEHPILGGTVGGDPGDEAALTLPASWPEGTKDAWTGGAASPKEAASAYRAQAAAKSEAERADEERTKTGVFTGLFGIDPVNGRPVPIFVADYVLWGYGTGAIMAVPAHDDRDWAFARAYDLDIVRTIGPADDPYGPDLEAGAYTGDGVAVDSANDEINLNGLAKDEAKAAMIKWLVAKGLGHGTVTYRLRDWLFSRQRYWGEPFPIVWDEDGVAHALPEDMLPVELPEVSDYSPRTFDADDADSSPEAPLGRAEDWVNVTLDLGDGPKTYRRETNTMPQWAGSCWYEMRYTDPTNSERFSGEENLAYWMGPREGKVSGGTDMYVGGVEHAVLHLLYARFWQKVLFDLGHVPGSEPFHTLFNQGYVQAYAYTDERGQYVPADEVEGDETTGFTYKGVPVNREYGKMGKSLKNIVTPDEMYDAYGADVFRVYEMSMGPLDLSRPWDTRAVVGSQRFLQRLWRNAVDEETGELTITDEPADDKTRRLVARTIAEVTEEYENLRINTAISKLIVLNNHLTSLDAVPRDAIEPLILMLAPVAPHLCEELWSCLGHEASLAREPFPVVEDSSLLVEDTVTAVIQVNGKVKARIEVAPSISEEDLIAAALAEAPIVKALGGAEPLKVIARAPKLVNVVVKK, from the coding sequence ATGAGCGAAAATCCGCAGAGTGCCCCGGCCCAGCGCTACACCGCTGAGCTCGCAGGTCAGATCGAGACGAAGTGGCAGGACCGCTGGGAGGAGCTGGGCACGTTCTACGCGGACAACCCCACGGGCGACCTGGCTGGCCCGCTGGCCTCCCACAACCCCTTCTTCATTCTCGACATGTTCCCCTACCCTTCGGGTAAGGGCCTGCACGTGGGTCACCCGCTGGGCTACATCGCGACCGACACGCTGGCGCGCTACCGCCGCATGAAGGGCGACAACGTCCTGTACACGATGGGCTACGACGCCTTCGGCCTGCCCGCCGAGCAGTACGCCGTCCAGACCGGCCAGCACCCGGCCATCACCACGAACCAGAACATCGCGAACATGCGCCGCCAGCTGCGCCGCATGGGACTGTCCCACGACTCGCGCCGTTCTTTCGCCACGACCGACATCGAGTACGTGCACTGGACGCAGTGGATCTTCCTGCAGGTCTTCAACTCCTGGTTCGACCCCGAGGCGACGGCCCCCGACGGCTCCCAGGGTGCGGCCCGCCCGATCAGTGAGCTGATCGCCAAGCTCGAGTCCGGCGAGATTCGCCCTGAGGACGGCTCCGATTACAACTCCCTGGACCGCGTCGCCCAGGCGAAGGTTGTCGACTCCTACCGCCTCGCCTACGTCTCCGAGGCCCCCGTCAACTGGTGCCCCGGCCTGGGAACCGTCCTGGCCAACGAAGAGGTCACCGCCGACGGACGCTCCGAGCGCGGCAACTACCCGGTTTTCAAGCGCAACCTGCGCCAGTGGATGATGCGTATTACCGCCTACGGCAAGCGCCTGTCCGACGACCTCGACACGATCGACTGGCCTGAGAAGGTGCGCACGATGCAGCGCAACTGGATCGGCCGCTCCGAGGGTGCGACCGTGCGCTTCGACGTGCCCGGAGCGCGCGAGGCCGGCGCTTCCCTCGACTCCCTGGACGTCTACACGACGCGCCCCGACACGCTGTTCGGCGCGACCTTCATGGTCGTGGCTCCCGAGCACCCGATCCTCGGCGGAACCGTCGGTGGCGACCCCGGCGATGAGGCCGCCCTCACCCTGCCCGCCTCCTGGCCCGAGGGCACGAAGGACGCGTGGACGGGAGGCGCTGCCTCCCCGAAGGAGGCCGCTAGTGCGTACCGCGCCCAGGCAGCTGCGAAGTCCGAGGCCGAACGCGCTGACGAAGAACGCACCAAAACAGGTGTGTTCACGGGCCTGTTCGGCATCGATCCGGTCAACGGCCGCCCCGTTCCGATCTTCGTTGCCGACTACGTCCTGTGGGGATATGGCACCGGCGCCATTATGGCCGTGCCTGCCCACGACGACCGCGACTGGGCGTTCGCTCGCGCCTACGACCTCGACATCGTGCGCACGATTGGTCCGGCCGACGACCCCTACGGCCCCGACCTCGAGGCCGGCGCGTACACGGGCGACGGCGTGGCCGTCGACTCCGCCAACGATGAGATCAACCTGAATGGCCTGGCCAAGGACGAGGCTAAGGCCGCCATGATCAAGTGGCTGGTCGCCAAGGGCCTGGGCCACGGCACCGTCACCTACCGCCTGCGCGACTGGCTGTTCAGCCGCCAGCGCTACTGGGGCGAGCCCTTCCCGATCGTGTGGGACGAGGACGGCGTCGCGCACGCCCTGCCCGAGGACATGCTCCCCGTCGAGCTGCCCGAGGTCAGCGACTACAGCCCGCGCACGTTCGACGCGGATGACGCCGACTCTTCGCCCGAGGCCCCGCTGGGCCGCGCCGAGGACTGGGTGAACGTCACGCTCGACCTGGGCGATGGCCCCAAGACCTACCGTCGCGAGACCAACACGATGCCCCAGTGGGCGGGCTCGTGCTGGTACGAGATGCGCTACACCGACCCGACGAACTCTGAGCGTTTCTCCGGCGAGGAAAACCTGGCCTACTGGATGGGTCCGCGCGAGGGTAAGGTCAGCGGCGGCACCGACATGTACGTCGGCGGCGTCGAGCACGCGGTGCTGCACCTGCTCTACGCCCGTTTCTGGCAGAAGGTCCTCTTCGACCTGGGTCACGTGCCGGGCTCCGAGCCCTTCCACACGCTCTTCAACCAGGGGTACGTGCAGGCCTACGCCTACACCGACGAACGTGGCCAGTACGTGCCCGCCGACGAGGTTGAAGGCGATGAGACGACCGGCTTCACCTACAAGGGCGTGCCCGTCAACCGCGAGTACGGCAAGATGGGCAAGTCCCTGAAGAACATCGTCACGCCCGACGAGATGTACGACGCCTACGGCGCCGACGTCTTCCGCGTGTACGAGATGAGCATGGGCCCCCTCGACCTGTCGCGCCCGTGGGACACCCGCGCCGTCGTCGGCTCCCAGCGCTTCCTGCAGCGCCTGTGGCGTAACGCGGTCGACGAGGAGACCGGCGAGCTCACGATCACCGACGAGCCCGCGGACGACAAGACGCGTCGCCTCGTGGCCCGCACGATCGCGGAGGTCACCGAAGAGTACGAGAACCTGCGCATCAACACCGCGATCTCCAAGCTCATCGTCCTCAACAACCACCTGACCAGCCTGGACGCCGTCCCGCGCGACGCCATCGAGCCACTGATCCTCATGCTCGCCCCGGTCGCCCCGCACCTGTGCGAAGAGCTGTGGAGCTGCCTGGGCCACGAGGCCTCCCTGGCCCGCGAGCCTTTCCCGGTCGTCGAAGATTCCTCGCTGCTGGTCGAGGATACGGTCACGGCCGTCATCCAGGTCAATGGCAAGGTCAAGGCCCGCATCGAGGTCGCTCCCTCCATCTCCGAGGAGGACCTCATTGCGGCCGCCCTGGCCGAGGCACCGATCGTCAAGGCCCTCGGCGGGGCAGAACCCCTCAAGGTGATCGCACGCGCGCCGAAGCTGGTCAACGTCGTCGTCAAGAAGTGA
- a CDS encoding HIT family protein, with translation MSTIFDNIITGVWPGRFVWADDVCVAFATIEPTSPGHVLVVPRTAYDAWTDAPSDVAAHLMTVARTIGLAQKAAFGVPRAGLAIAGFEVPHTHLHVIPLRDETDILLSKAAPASDEELDSAITALREALLSAGHGRHVPPSMGSSALA, from the coding sequence ATGAGCACTATCTTCGACAACATCATCACGGGTGTCTGGCCCGGCCGCTTCGTGTGGGCCGATGACGTGTGCGTCGCCTTCGCGACGATCGAGCCGACCTCGCCGGGCCACGTCCTGGTGGTTCCGCGCACCGCGTACGACGCGTGGACGGACGCTCCCTCGGACGTCGCCGCCCACCTCATGACTGTGGCTCGCACGATCGGACTGGCGCAGAAGGCCGCGTTCGGCGTGCCGCGCGCCGGCCTGGCGATCGCGGGATTCGAGGTGCCCCACACCCACCTGCACGTCATCCCCCTGCGCGACGAGACCGACATCCTCCTGTCCAAGGCGGCCCCCGCCAGCGACGAGGAACTCGATAGCGCGATCACCGCCCTCCGCGAGGCGCTCCTGTCCGCCGGCCACGGCCGCCACGTGCCCCCGTCAATGGGATCATCGGCCCTCGCCTGA
- a CDS encoding metal-dependent transcriptional regulator, giving the protein MSDASSNYSAVVEDILKLVWSAEEAGRDGVKPKDVSEHMGVVPSTATENIQRLARQGLVTHERYGRVRLTPQGRAIALGMVRRHRLLETYLHEALGFSWDEVHEEAEILEHAVSDRLLDRLDRVLGYPSRDPHGDLIPRADGSSDDVSGSPLDALDGTAGGIVVRLPDRDPEALRAWKEAGLVPGARVAVVASDAGGVTVLLEDGQMLLLDPAQASGIVVRD; this is encoded by the coding sequence ATGTCGGACGCGTCGAGCAACTACTCCGCGGTCGTGGAGGACATTCTCAAGCTTGTGTGGAGCGCCGAGGAAGCCGGCCGTGACGGCGTCAAGCCCAAGGATGTCTCCGAACACATGGGCGTTGTCCCTTCGACGGCAACGGAGAACATTCAACGCCTGGCCCGCCAGGGCCTCGTCACGCACGAGCGGTACGGTCGCGTGCGACTGACCCCACAGGGGCGTGCGATCGCCCTGGGTATGGTGCGCCGCCACCGTCTGCTCGAAACCTACCTGCACGAAGCGCTCGGCTTCTCATGGGATGAGGTGCACGAGGAGGCCGAGATTCTCGAACATGCGGTCTCCGATCGGCTTCTCGACCGTCTTGACCGAGTCCTCGGCTACCCGAGCCGTGACCCGCACGGTGATCTGATCCCGCGAGCCGACGGCTCCAGCGACGATGTCTCGGGTAGTCCCCTCGATGCGCTCGACGGCACCGCCGGGGGAATCGTCGTCCGGCTGCCCGATCGCGACCCCGAAGCGTTGCGCGCGTGGAAGGAAGCTGGCCTCGTGCCCGGCGCTCGTGTGGCCGTTGTCGCGTCTGATGCTGGGGGAGTGACCGTTCTGCTTGAGGATGGGCAGATGCTCCTCCTTGACCCCGCCCAGGCCTCGGGCATCGTCGTCCGGGACTGA
- a CDS encoding ABC transporter ATP-binding protein — protein sequence MSDSQPAAPAVPVAPVGEDVALAIRGLVKIYGNLVAVADLSLDIPTGSFYGIVGPNGAGKTTTLTMATGLLTPDRGTAYVHGVDVWARTQEARALLGVMPDGMRLLDRLSGPDFLVHVGMLHGLDASVARERAHELLAALDLAEAGKKLISDYSAGMTKKVALAAALIHSPRVLVLDEPFEAVDPVSATNIRQILTDYTRRGGTVILSSHVMATVQQLCTHVAIIDKGRVLVSGTTDEVAQGGDLGERFTSLVGGVHSEEGLSWLGN from the coding sequence GTGTCCGATTCGCAGCCCGCCGCTCCTGCGGTACCCGTCGCCCCCGTCGGGGAAGATGTTGCACTGGCGATCCGAGGCCTCGTCAAGATTTATGGCAACCTCGTCGCCGTCGCCGACCTGTCCCTCGATATTCCCACCGGATCCTTCTACGGGATCGTCGGTCCTAACGGCGCCGGTAAGACAACGACGCTGACCATGGCTACAGGCCTGCTCACCCCCGACCGTGGCACCGCCTACGTGCACGGCGTCGATGTGTGGGCGCGAACCCAGGAGGCGCGCGCTCTCCTCGGCGTCATGCCCGACGGGATGCGCCTCCTCGACCGCCTATCCGGCCCTGACTTCCTCGTCCACGTGGGCATGCTCCACGGCCTGGACGCGTCCGTCGCCCGTGAGCGTGCTCACGAACTCCTCGCGGCCCTCGACCTGGCCGAGGCCGGGAAGAAGCTGATCAGCGACTACTCTGCGGGCATGACGAAGAAGGTTGCCCTGGCCGCCGCCCTCATCCACTCGCCGCGAGTCTTGGTCCTCGACGAACCGTTCGAGGCCGTGGACCCCGTTTCCGCGACGAACATCCGCCAGATCCTCACCGACTATACGCGTCGCGGCGGCACCGTCATTCTCTCCTCGCACGTGATGGCAACCGTCCAACAGCTGTGCACGCACGTGGCCATCATCGACAAGGGACGCGTGCTCGTCTCCGGAACCACCGACGAGGTCGCTCAGGGCGGCGACCTGGGGGAGCGCTTCACCTCCCTGGTTGGCGGCGTCCACTCCGAGGAAGGCCTGTCGTGGTTGGGCAACTGA
- a CDS encoding peroxiredoxin, translating to MTALEIGCKAPDFTAETTQGTLSLSDLLASSKRGVIIYFYPKASTPGCTKQACDFRDSLASLQGAGYSVIGVSADSMAALERFTEKQSLTFPLASDPDHEILEAYGAWGEKKNYGRTYVGIIRSTVVVNPDGTVALAQYNVKATGHVARLRKTLGID from the coding sequence ATGACCGCTTTGGAAATTGGCTGCAAGGCCCCCGACTTTACCGCTGAGACCACGCAGGGCACCCTGTCTCTGTCCGACTTGCTCGCTTCTTCGAAGCGTGGTGTCATCATCTACTTCTACCCGAAGGCCTCCACCCCCGGCTGCACGAAGCAGGCATGTGATTTTCGTGATTCCCTGGCGTCGCTTCAGGGTGCCGGCTACTCCGTCATCGGTGTTTCCGCCGACTCGATGGCCGCCCTCGAGCGCTTCACCGAGAAGCAGTCGCTTACCTTCCCGCTGGCCTCCGACCCGGATCACGAGATTCTCGAGGCGTACGGCGCGTGGGGTGAAAAGAAGAACTACGGCCGCACCTACGTGGGCATCATCCGCTCGACCGTGGTTGTGAACCCTGACGGCACGGTCGCCCTGGCCCAATACAACGTGAAGGCAACCGGTCACGTGGCTCGATTGCGGAAGACTCTCGGTATCGACTAA
- the mnmA gene encoding tRNA 2-thiouridine(34) synthase MnmA — MRVLAALSGGVDSAVAAAKAVEAGHDVVGVHMALSSQPQECRIGSRGCCSIEDAGDAARAAEIIGIPFYVWDLAQEFEQTVITDFVAQYKAGRTPNPCVRCNEFVKFRELATRARALGFDAVCTGHYAAIVDGAAGPELHRGADNLKDQSYVLAVMGPEELHRVVLPLGDAPNKAWVRSEAERLGLGVSNKPDSYDICFIPDGDTQGFLRAHLGAAEGEIVSPDGEVLGRHEGYWNYTVGQRKGLGIGAPAPDGRPRYVLETRPETNQVVVGASELLSISRITATDAVWLASDDDGSDATDLFVQLRAHGTPVPVASLTRDLDAGTISVVLASSARGVARGQSMVVYRGTRVLGEGTIDATGR; from the coding sequence ATGAGAGTTCTGGCAGCACTGTCCGGCGGTGTGGACTCCGCCGTCGCCGCCGCGAAGGCCGTGGAGGCCGGGCACGATGTTGTCGGCGTCCACATGGCCCTATCCTCCCAACCCCAGGAGTGCCGCATCGGCTCGCGCGGCTGCTGCTCGATCGAGGACGCCGGCGACGCGGCGCGCGCCGCCGAAATTATCGGCATCCCGTTCTACGTGTGGGATCTCGCCCAGGAATTTGAGCAGACCGTCATCACCGACTTCGTCGCCCAGTACAAGGCTGGGCGCACCCCCAACCCCTGCGTGCGCTGCAACGAGTTCGTGAAGTTCCGCGAGCTGGCCACCCGCGCCCGCGCGCTCGGATTCGATGCGGTGTGCACTGGCCACTACGCGGCCATCGTCGATGGTGCGGCTGGACCCGAGCTGCACCGCGGTGCCGACAACCTCAAGGACCAGTCCTACGTGCTGGCCGTCATGGGGCCCGAGGAGCTTCACCGCGTCGTCCTGCCCCTGGGGGATGCCCCCAACAAAGCGTGGGTGCGCTCCGAGGCCGAGCGCCTCGGCCTGGGCGTGTCCAACAAGCCCGACTCCTACGACATCTGCTTCATTCCCGACGGTGACACGCAGGGCTTCCTGCGCGCTCACCTGGGCGCGGCCGAGGGTGAGATCGTCAGCCCCGACGGCGAGGTGTTGGGCCGCCACGAGGGCTACTGGAACTACACAGTCGGCCAGCGCAAGGGCCTCGGTATCGGCGCGCCCGCACCCGACGGGCGCCCCCGCTACGTCCTCGAGACGAGGCCGGAGACCAACCAAGTCGTCGTGGGAGCCTCCGAGCTCCTGTCCATCTCCCGCATTACGGCCACGGACGCCGTCTGGCTCGCCTCTGACGACGACGGCTCCGACGCCACCGACCTTTTCGTGCAGCTGCGCGCGCACGGCACCCCCGTGCCCGTCGCGTCGCTGACGCGCGACCTGGACGCTGGAACCATCAGCGTCGTCCTCGCGAGCAGCGCGCGTGGCGTCGCGCGCGGCCAGTCGATGGTCGTGTATCGCGGTACCCGTGTTCTCGGCGAGGGAACAATCGACGCAACCGGGCGCTGA
- a CDS encoding cysteine desulfurase family protein codes for MSVYLDHAATTPLRECALEAWTRAQRDLAATPGNPAALHFGGRRARRMLDDAREQVAAALGADIHEVIFTSGATESDALGVMAAARGMHGRDDARDLIVVSGLEHDAVAHQREVASREGFSWEVLPVDAGGVSILPRVSGDDAPASWDGRLALGSMTLVSSEIGTIQPVADFAELVQASGGLVHSDAAQAIPTLDVSFAELGLDLMSVGGHKVGAPAGIGVLLARRGIPMTTDRPGGGHERSIRSGTPDVAGACALGAALAEVVAERAAFASRAAALRAHLLSHLPEGTYSTVGETASSSAIIHLSLPTARPEAVLMAFDMDGIAVSAGSACHAGVTRPSEIVMAMGRSEEQALGVLRVSLGHETTRDDIDAFLAALPVAIRAGAALDGVAHVRNERNEEP; via the coding sequence GTGAGCGTCTACCTCGACCACGCTGCCACCACGCCGCTGCGCGAGTGCGCCCTCGAGGCGTGGACCCGCGCCCAGCGTGACCTAGCTGCAACCCCCGGCAATCCCGCCGCCCTCCACTTCGGAGGGCGGCGGGCCCGTCGCATGCTCGACGACGCGCGCGAGCAGGTCGCAGCGGCCCTCGGCGCAGACATCCACGAGGTTATCTTCACCTCTGGAGCCACCGAATCGGACGCCCTCGGTGTGATGGCCGCGGCCCGAGGTATGCACGGGCGCGACGACGCGCGCGACCTGATCGTCGTCTCGGGCCTCGAGCATGACGCGGTCGCCCATCAGCGCGAGGTCGCCTCTCGTGAGGGCTTCTCCTGGGAGGTCCTGCCCGTGGATGCGGGCGGCGTGTCCATCCTGCCCCGTGTTTCCGGCGACGATGCACCCGCCTCGTGGGACGGTCGCCTTGCGCTCGGATCCATGACCCTCGTGTCTTCCGAAATCGGTACGATTCAGCCGGTTGCAGACTTCGCTGAGCTCGTGCAGGCCAGCGGAGGCCTCGTACATTCCGACGCAGCCCAAGCCATTCCAACCCTGGACGTGTCTTTTGCCGAGCTCGGCCTGGACCTCATGAGCGTCGGCGGCCACAAGGTCGGCGCCCCCGCCGGCATCGGCGTTCTCCTCGCCCGACGAGGCATCCCCATGACGACCGACCGACCCGGCGGCGGCCACGAGCGCTCGATCCGCTCGGGCACGCCCGACGTCGCGGGTGCCTGCGCTCTCGGTGCCGCCCTCGCCGAGGTCGTCGCAGAGCGCGCCGCTTTCGCCTCCCGTGCGGCCGCCCTGCGCGCGCACCTGCTGTCCCACCTGCCGGAGGGAACGTATTCGACGGTGGGGGAGACTGCCTCGTCGAGCGCCATCATCCACCTATCCCTGCCCACCGCCCGCCCTGAGGCCGTCCTCATGGCCTTCGACATGGACGGAATCGCCGTGTCCGCCGGGTCTGCCTGCCACGCGGGGGTCACGCGCCCCTCCGAGATCGTCATGGCGATGGGACGCAGCGAGGAGCAGGCGCTCGGCGTCCTGCGCGTCTCACTCGGCCACGAGACGACCCGCGACGATATCGACGCCTTCCTGGCCGCGCTGCCCGTGGCCATCCGCGCGGGGGCCGCCCTGGACGGCGTCGCCCACGTGCGCAACGAACGAAACGAGGAACCCTAG
- a CDS encoding electron transfer flavoprotein subunit alpha/FixB family protein yields MTQQMSSPILVLADQAGDHLTPLARQAVTLAASLTSADVVALSLAASPDVAALSELGATQLLHADLGDAVRSSVVASDALVSALATGSFGLVLLCSDYRGREIAGRVGALTEAGVVSGASSVGFDGGVLQIGKTALGGSWSMRIVIEGQTPIVGIASGVIDEAPVASPVALTPQALAVELSPEASAIQVVSSVPDEEEGVSLTDASTVVCGGRGVDGDFELVRSVAQALGGAVGATRVACDEGWAPRSEQIGQTGLTVTPNLYIGLGVSGAIHHTVGMQSSAHIVAVCDDPDAPIFEIADFGVVGDVTEVVPAALAAIEEARSQA; encoded by the coding sequence ATGACGCAGCAGATGAGTTCCCCGATCCTCGTTCTGGCCGACCAGGCGGGCGATCACCTGACGCCCCTGGCACGCCAGGCGGTTACGCTGGCCGCGTCCCTGACCTCCGCCGACGTCGTCGCCCTGTCCCTGGCTGCCAGTCCCGATGTGGCCGCCCTGTCGGAGCTGGGCGCGACCCAACTGCTGCATGCCGACCTGGGTGACGCTGTGCGTTCCTCGGTCGTGGCCTCCGACGCGCTTGTTTCCGCGCTGGCGACCGGCAGCTTTGGCCTGGTGCTCCTGTGCTCGGACTACCGCGGTCGCGAGATCGCCGGTCGCGTCGGCGCTCTCACCGAGGCCGGCGTGGTCTCCGGTGCGTCCTCCGTCGGCTTCGACGGCGGCGTCCTCCAGATCGGCAAGACCGCCCTGGGAGGCTCCTGGTCGATGCGGATCGTCATTGAGGGACAGACCCCGATCGTCGGCATCGCCTCCGGCGTCATCGACGAGGCCCCGGTTGCCTCTCCCGTCGCCCTGACCCCGCAGGCCCTCGCCGTCGAGCTGAGCCCCGAGGCCAGCGCAATCCAGGTCGTCTCCTCAGTGCCCGACGAGGAGGAAGGCGTGTCCCTGACCGACGCCTCCACCGTCGTGTGCGGTGGCCGCGGCGTGGACGGCGACTTCGAGCTGGTTCGCTCCGTCGCTCAGGCGCTCGGCGGCGCCGTGGGTGCGACCCGCGTCGCCTGCGACGAGGGCTGGGCCCCGCGATCCGAGCAGATCGGCCAGACCGGCCTGACCGTCACCCCGAATCTCTACATCGGCCTGGGCGTCTCCGGCGCGATCCACCACACGGTGGGTATGCAGTCCTCGGCCCACATCGTCGCCGTGTGTGACGACCCGGACGCCCCGATCTTCGAGATCGCGGACTTCGGCGTCGTCGGCGACGTCACCGAGGTCGTGCCCGCGGCCCTGGCCGCCATTGAGGAGGCGCGCTCCCAGGCGTGA
- a CDS encoding electron transfer flavoprotein subunit beta/FixA family protein, whose protein sequence is MRIVVCVKHVPDMQSERRFEGGRLVRGEDDVLNELDENAIEAAVQLKESEEDAGREAEVVALTMGPEDAEDSLMRALQMGADRAYIVSDEFLEGSDVITTASVLSVAIAKIAEECGPVDLVITGMASLDAMTSMLPAALAAKAHMPLLGMARSLSVEDSAVTIERAVDGYTETVRAALPAVVSVTDQINEPRYPAFAAMKAARKKPLDQWGIDDLVEVPGGEALVMRRALTAVTHSEEKTRDGSGTIIQDAGEGGRALADYILSVVK, encoded by the coding sequence ATGAGAATTGTCGTGTGTGTGAAGCATGTCCCCGACATGCAGTCCGAACGCCGTTTTGAGGGCGGCCGCCTGGTGCGCGGTGAGGACGATGTACTCAACGAACTGGACGAGAACGCCATCGAGGCTGCCGTCCAGCTGAAGGAATCCGAAGAGGATGCGGGTCGCGAGGCCGAGGTCGTCGCGCTGACGATGGGCCCTGAGGACGCCGAGGATTCCCTGATGCGCGCCCTGCAGATGGGCGCCGACCGTGCCTACATCGTCTCCGACGAGTTCCTTGAGGGCTCCGACGTCATCACGACCGCCTCCGTTCTGTCCGTCGCGATAGCAAAGATCGCCGAAGAGTGCGGCCCCGTCGACCTGGTGATCACCGGCATGGCCTCGCTGGACGCGATGACCTCCATGCTGCCCGCCGCCCTGGCTGCCAAGGCCCACATGCCGCTGCTGGGCATGGCCCGCTCCCTGAGCGTCGAGGATAGCGCCGTCACCATCGAGCGCGCCGTCGACGGCTACACCGAGACCGTGCGCGCCGCGCTGCCCGCCGTCGTCTCCGTGACCGACCAGATCAACGAGCCGCGTTACCCGGCCTTCGCAGCCATGAAGGCCGCCCGCAAGAAGCCGCTGGATCAGTGGGGCATCGACGACCTCGTCGAGGTTCCCGGCGGCGAGGCCCTCGTCATGCGCCGTGCGCTGACCGCCGTCACCCACAGCGAGGAGAAGACCCGCGACGGCTCGGGCACGATCATTCAGGACGCCGGTGAGGGCGGGCGCGCTCTGGCCGACTACATCCTTTCGGTGGTGAAGTGA